One Methanolobus sp. WCC4 DNA segment encodes these proteins:
- a CDS encoding matrixin family metalloprotease — protein MNKLIIGLVLAVFVLSTASIGVAADNKPDNVPSDIQKITFIHYAKSADNSRTEWDDEVEMYKLLPAKVRWYKTVEYEIYVEDSGLGTGEAFSAIKDSLKPWNDAIGFKLLSAEKGTEKSAPTTTAQVRDEKNVVMWSDLGPTGPGTIIAMNTFWFYTSTGEIVESDVQLNSNIEWGTNGEKTKMDVQNIATHEFGHNGLNDLYITKCTELTMYGYSAVGETKKRTLGLGDILGIKALYGE, from the coding sequence GTGAATAAGCTGATCATTGGTTTAGTGTTAGCTGTGTTTGTTTTGAGCACAGCGAGTATAGGGGTGGCAGCAGATAACAAGCCAGATAATGTACCGTCAGATATCCAGAAAATAACTTTTATCCATTATGCAAAGTCGGCTGATAATTCTAGAACGGAGTGGGATGATGAAGTTGAAATGTACAAGTTGTTACCAGCTAAAGTCAGGTGGTATAAAACTGTAGAGTATGAAATTTATGTTGAAGATAGTGGTTTAGGTACAGGTGAGGCTTTTAGTGCTATAAAGGATAGTTTAAAACCATGGAATGATGCAATAGGCTTTAAACTGCTTTCGGCGGAAAAAGGAACTGAGAAAAGTGCTCCAACTACAACTGCACAAGTGAGGGATGAGAAAAATGTAGTAATGTGGAGCGATCTTGGACCTACCGGCCCTGGTACGATAATTGCCATGAATACATTCTGGTTCTATACATCAACAGGTGAAATAGTGGAGTCTGATGTTCAACTTAATAGCAATATAGAGTGGGGCACGAACGGTGAGAAGACAAAAATGGATGTGCAAAATATAGCAACACATGAGTTTGGACACAATGGATTGAATGATCTATATATTACAAAATGTACAGAACTGACAATGTATGGATACAGTGCGGTCGGAGAAACTAAAAAGAGAACTCTGGGACTCGGTGATATATTAGGCATAAAAGCATTATACGGAGAATAA
- a CDS encoding AMP-binding protein, producing the protein MSLCTKLNTSVRMTVAKRKLDSRKLSIQQGNPLEQWGLGKIRNDIRKNKVMSNYFGSEELDRESVKDYKLFKFRELLAYVLENSPYYQDLYANAGIDISEITSYEDLEKLPLTEQKELANKPYHFLCVPRKDIIREFTSSGTTKMLKRMAYTQDELLEIVDSVISGLKMAGMDSKDDVLQIMYPTITATWDPGLVLSKACALGGFNSVIEDSLDAEEQIKTMQESGTTFIIGTSSFLYDLSKQVSSLIEPGELGIKRIICSSEPLTEDMREEIESVWGCKALRQWGMTELGLANAIECEQQNGFHLNNPDFLVEVIDPKTGKVLPAGEKGELVVTTLRRKCMPLIRYRTRDITSIIDEPCLCGACLDQRISDIERWTGE; encoded by the coding sequence ATGAGTCTTTGTACAAAGCTGAACACGTCTGTTCGTATGACCGTGGCAAAAAGGAAACTCGATTCCAGAAAATTAAGTATCCAGCAAGGTAATCCGCTTGAACAGTGGGGTCTTGGGAAGATAAGGAACGATATCAGGAAGAACAAGGTAATGAGCAACTATTTTGGCAGCGAGGAACTCGACAGGGAGTCTGTCAAAGATTACAAGCTCTTCAAGTTCAGGGAACTTCTTGCATATGTGCTGGAGAACAGTCCATACTACCAGGACCTTTATGCGAATGCGGGCATTGATATTTCGGAGATAACCAGCTATGAGGACCTTGAAAAACTCCCTCTGACCGAGCAGAAGGAACTTGCAAACAAACCCTATCACTTCCTCTGTGTGCCAAGAAAGGATATCATCCGTGAGTTCACAAGTTCCGGTACCACTAAAATGCTCAAAAGGATGGCATACACACAGGATGAACTGCTGGAGATCGTCGATTCCGTTATATCCGGCCTGAAGATGGCTGGCATGGATTCAAAGGATGATGTCCTGCAGATAATGTACCCCACCATAACTGCAACCTGGGACCCGGGACTGGTCCTGAGCAAGGCATGTGCCCTCGGAGGTTTCAATTCAGTGATAGAGGATTCCCTTGATGCTGAAGAACAGATAAAGACCATGCAGGAATCCGGTACAACTTTCATAATCGGAACTTCATCTTTCCTCTATGACCTTTCAAAACAGGTAAGCAGTCTCATTGAACCGGGAGAACTGGGTATCAAGAGGATAATATGCTCATCCGAGCCCCTGACAGAGGATATGAGGGAAGAGATCGAGAGCGTGTGGGGATGCAAGGCTCTGCGCCAGTGGGGAATGACTGAACTTGGTCTGGCCAATGCCATTGAGTGCGAGCAGCAGAACGGTTTTCACCTTAACAACCCTGATTTTCTTGTGGAGGTCATCGACCCGAAGACAGGCAAGGTCTTACCGGCAGGTGAGAAGGGTGAGCTTGTGGTCACCACCCTGCGAAGGAAGTGCATGCCTCTTATCCGTTACAGGACACGGGATATCACCTCTATCATCGATGAACCATGTCTTTGCGGAGCTTGCCTGGACCAGAGGATAAGCGACATTGAAAGGTGGACAGGTGAATGA
- a CDS encoding winged helix-turn-helix domain-containing protein: MDISIAILKIAMHGAKKTHIVYNANLNSTIANKYLSTLEEKELIERKENIFITTDKGRAYEEIASGLKIR, translated from the coding sequence TTGGATATTTCTATCGCTATCTTAAAGATAGCCATGCATGGTGCAAAGAAGACTCACATAGTTTATAATGCAAATCTTAATTCTACAATAGCAAACAAGTATCTTTCTACACTGGAGGAGAAAGAACTCATCGAGCGTAAAGAGAATATTTTCATAACAACTGATAAAGGACGAGCATATGAGGAAATTGCGAGTGGACTGAAGATCCGCTGA
- a CDS encoding MarR family transcriptional regulator has product MVDRSGEEEADVIAIVDGLVRLINKAVSIEKEPVDIGHGIILHSSEVHLIDMAGRYSHESVSQLACRLGITKGAVSQTAKKLEDKGYIRKEKMPDNKKTVVLSLTEMGQEAFEWHKAYHEAVNAKLCAEIEKMSLEEKDKLNRIFISFEEMMDNCSQVRDKIKVPFHRTHSNK; this is encoded by the coding sequence ATGGTTGACAGATCCGGTGAAGAGGAGGCAGATGTAATTGCTATTGTTGATGGGCTTGTCAGGCTTATAAATAAGGCTGTCTCCATTGAGAAAGAGCCTGTGGACATCGGACATGGTATCATACTTCATAGTTCTGAAGTGCATCTGATAGATATGGCAGGTCGTTATTCTCATGAAAGTGTTTCCCAGTTAGCATGCAGACTTGGCATAACCAAGGGTGCGGTCTCTCAGACTGCAAAAAAACTGGAAGATAAAGGGTACATAAGAAAAGAGAAAATGCCGGATAACAAGAAAACAGTTGTTCTCAGCCTGACCGAAATGGGACAGGAAGCTTTTGAATGGCACAAAGCGTATCATGAAGCTGTTAATGCCAAGTTATGTGCAGAAATAGAAAAAATGTCATTGGAAGAAAAAGATAAACTGAACAGAATATTTATCAGTTTTGAAGAAATGATGGACAATTGTTCTCAGGTCAGGGATAAAATAAAAGTGCCTTTTCATCGAACTCATTCAAATAAGTGA
- a CDS encoding N-acetyltransferase family protein, whose amino-acid sequence MSEYTIESIDLSHRNEIIDIFNYYVENSFAAYFENKVPYEFFDILMQSNTGYPSVVIKNEQNEIVAFGMLRPHSAIPSFSVTAETTYFVKDGYKGKGIGSMLLAELVSKAKDINIHSLLANISSINEESLMFHKKKGFSECGRFAEVGIKHGTTFDTVWMQKFI is encoded by the coding sequence ATGTCAGAGTACACTATAGAATCTATCGACCTTTCTCACAGGAATGAAATAATAGACATTTTCAACTACTATGTAGAGAACAGCTTCGCAGCATATTTTGAGAACAAGGTCCCATATGAGTTCTTTGATATCCTAATGCAGAGTAATACCGGATATCCTTCCGTGGTCATAAAAAATGAACAGAATGAGATTGTAGCATTTGGAATGCTTCGTCCACACTCAGCAATTCCTTCGTTCTCAGTAACAGCTGAAACCACTTATTTTGTAAAAGATGGGTACAAAGGTAAGGGAATAGGCAGCATGCTACTGGCAGAACTTGTATCGAAGGCAAAAGATATCAATATTCATTCTCTCCTTGCCAATATCTCATCCATTAACGAAGAAAGCCTTATGTTTCACAAAAAGAAAGGTTTTTCAGAATGTGGTCGGTTTGCTGAAGTTGGAATTAAACATGGTACCACCTTCGATACGGTCTGGATGCAAAAATTCATTTAA
- a CDS encoding type II toxin-antitoxin system RelE/ParE family toxin — MYSILYSPAALKDLKKLPRDIAAKIVTSIKDISENPKDHVKKLKGFPDSPIYSLRVGDYRVIMSIEGEKLVIFVIEVGHRKKIYRKY; from the coding sequence ATGTATTCTATTCTCTATTCACCTGCTGCACTAAAGGATCTCAAGAAACTCCCCCGGGACATTGCAGCAAAGATAGTTACTTCCATCAAAGATATCAGTGAGAATCCAAAAGATCACGTTAAAAAGCTCAAAGGATTTCCCGACTCACCCATTTATTCACTTAGAGTGGGAGATTATCGTGTCATCATGAGCATTGAAGGGGAAAAGCTGGTCATCTTCGTTATTGAAGTAGGTCATAGGAAGAAGATATACAGGAAGTACTGA
- a CDS encoding uroporphyrinogen decarboxylase family protein, translating into MPAKDYAPIDQNWLEEAGSLWTTPWVDKPSERVIVDPIILSHAASLFRKNAGYFYQNPDEAIRMVCHACELYDVTPVGHYLYADYWGQDYGAEIKVQTNSPPGITNRPIKTAEDVDNFEVLETEDLVKGPTLTTHYKALDTCKEEFPHMFAPITQLGGTMEVATNWAAIEDVFMWMITEPEVVDKLCKKAGDHMVNACKATSDRYGANVMITGSVIASGDLMDTEQIKRFSFQPVSRAVRKVLNAGAGPGVYYHLCGNHTDDYQMWKNAPMSPFTIVQIGYDGQNIFPTTKLVEAFGDRCTCFGTVDTKLVDRGTPAQVYEQAKEQVIAGKDSPRGFILGTACECPTNAPPVNVRALVKAAKDHGKYEKF; encoded by the coding sequence ATGCCAGCAAAAGATTACGCACCAATAGACCAAAATTGGCTCGAAGAAGCAGGAAGTTTGTGGACAACACCTTGGGTTGACAAGCCATCTGAAAGGGTTATCGTAGACCCGATCATCTTGTCCCATGCTGCAAGCTTGTTTAGGAAAAATGCAGGATACTTCTACCAGAATCCTGATGAAGCGATACGCATGGTATGCCATGCATGTGAACTCTACGATGTCACTCCTGTAGGTCACTACCTGTATGCTGACTACTGGGGACAGGACTATGGAGCAGAGATCAAGGTCCAGACCAATTCTCCACCAGGTATCACCAACCGTCCTATAAAGACAGCAGAGGACGTTGACAACTTCGAAGTACTTGAGACCGAAGACCTTGTCAAAGGACCTACACTCACAACACACTACAAGGCACTGGACACCTGTAAAGAGGAGTTCCCTCACATGTTCGCACCTATCACACAGTTAGGTGGAACAATGGAAGTAGCAACCAACTGGGCTGCCATCGAGGATGTCTTCATGTGGATGATCACAGAACCTGAGGTCGTTGACAAGCTCTGTAAAAAGGCCGGTGACCACATGGTGAACGCCTGTAAAGCAACATCTGATAGATACGGTGCAAATGTAATGATCACCGGATCTGTCATTGCCAGTGGTGATCTCATGGACACAGAACAGATCAAGAGGTTCAGTTTCCAGCCGGTTTCCCGCGCTGTCAGGAAGGTACTCAACGCAGGAGCAGGTCCTGGTGTATACTACCACCTCTGTGGAAACCACACCGATGACTACCAGATGTGGAAGAACGCTCCAATGAGTCCATTCACCATCGTACAGATCGGATATGACGGACAGAACATCTTCCCGACAACCAAGCTCGTAGAAGCCTTTGGTGACAGATGTACCTGCTTCGGTACAGTTGACACAAAACTCGTTGACCGTGGAACCCCTGCACAGGTATACGAACAGGCAAAAGAGCAGGTAATTGCCGGAAAGGACAGTCCAAGAGGATTCATCCTCGGAACAGCATGTGAATGTCCGACCAACGCACCACCTGTGAACGTCCGTGCACTTGTAAAGGCTGCAAAGGACCACGGAAAGTATGAGAAGTTCTGA
- a CDS encoding radical SAM protein produces MEPIEKVQSLCPECLERIEGTKYVEDGKVYIMKKCEDHGNFISLISEDIEHYRLMEECFDVDRAKARAPLTDTQRGCPFDCGLCPSHKQDTCLAVVEVTDRCNMKCTYCFANSSMDESLDPDMDTIRLMFETVKKCQNEPTCIQISGGEPTLRNDLPEIIKMGKEIGISHIELNTNGVRIASDQKYFDKIAAAGIDAVYLGFDGISDEVYMQRTGRKMLDVKKEVINRCEKAGIGVVLVPLVAKGYNLHEVGGIIDFAASRVPAVRGVHFQPVFHSGRSPSDRTDKVTILELLKEIEKQTEGQLKVSNFTPSLMPHAHCGATCLTLIDNGGYLPLTNVSMGAVKSASDVASKTKKSIMGRWKGLEKEKESKPASSCGDLLIKGSCCEKPLSDLTVKGSCCEKPITDVLSKSKPSLGGWADFIEMSMNNYLTISTMAFQDVWSYEQDRVENCCIHVVTRDGRFVPFCNYNMTDCNGNFLYRDAA; encoded by the coding sequence ATGGAACCGATCGAAAAAGTACAGAGCCTGTGTCCGGAGTGTCTTGAAAGGATCGAAGGCACAAAATATGTTGAAGATGGCAAGGTCTACATCATGAAGAAATGTGAAGACCACGGCAACTTCATAAGCCTTATTTCTGAAGATATCGAGCACTATCGTCTGATGGAGGAATGCTTCGATGTTGACAGGGCGAAGGCCAGAGCGCCTTTAACGGATACACAAAGAGGATGTCCTTTCGATTGCGGCCTGTGTCCCTCTCACAAACAGGATACCTGCCTGGCAGTGGTCGAGGTCACTGACAGGTGTAATATGAAATGTACCTATTGTTTTGCAAATTCATCAATGGACGAAAGCCTTGATCCAGATATGGATACTATCAGGCTCATGTTCGAGACCGTAAAGAAATGCCAGAACGAACCCACATGCATACAGATCTCCGGCGGTGAACCAACCCTGAGGAACGACCTCCCCGAGATTATCAAAATGGGAAAGGAAATTGGCATCAGCCATATCGAACTGAACACCAATGGTGTCAGGATAGCAAGTGACCAGAAATATTTCGACAAAATAGCTGCTGCCGGAATAGATGCAGTCTATCTCGGATTCGACGGAATTTCTGACGAGGTCTACATGCAGAGGACCGGAAGGAAAATGCTCGATGTGAAGAAAGAGGTCATAAACAGGTGTGAGAAGGCCGGCATCGGTGTTGTGCTCGTTCCACTGGTGGCCAAAGGTTACAACCTGCATGAGGTCGGCGGGATAATCGACTTTGCTGCAAGCAGGGTCCCGGCAGTCAGAGGTGTTCACTTCCAGCCTGTATTCCATTCAGGAAGGTCTCCATCGGACAGGACTGACAAGGTGACCATACTGGAGCTTCTCAAGGAGATCGAGAAGCAGACAGAAGGTCAGCTTAAGGTCAGTAATTTCACACCATCACTTATGCCACATGCACATTGCGGAGCCACCTGTCTCACACTTATCGACAACGGAGGATACCTGCCGCTGACAAACGTTTCCATGGGTGCTGTGAAGTCCGCTTCTGATGTGGCAAGTAAGACAAAGAAGTCCATCATGGGAAGATGGAAAGGTCTTGAGAAAGAAAAGGAATCAAAGCCGGCATCATCATGTGGTGATCTGCTGATCAAAGGCTCTTGTTGTGAAAAGCCTCTCAGCGACCTGACCGTGAAAGGTTCATGCTGCGAGAAACCAATAACTGATGTCCTCTCCAAGTCAAAACCCAGTCTGGGTGGATGGGCTGATTTCATTGAGATGAGCATGAACAATTACCTGACCATTTCAACCATGGCATTCCAGGATGTCTGGTCATATGAACAGGACCGTGTGGAGAACTGCTGCATACATGTTGTCACACGTGACGGACGATTCGTCCCGTTCTGTAATTATAATATGACTGACTGCAACGGCAACTTCCTCTACAGGGATGCTGCCTGA
- a CDS encoding MIP family channel protein → MSYPLRKYMAEFVGTFTLVFIAAGSNAIDHLSHGILGLTGMAIATGATVMVLIYALGHISGAHINPVVTIAMAVTGKMDFRDSFAYIISQVSGACAASILLLELFPSTVSSVNLGATSLGVGIAPGTGILIEAILTFLLVFVIFGVAVDTRSPPGLAGFAIGAFVLIAIIIGGPITGASMNPARSFGPALIAGYWTDHLVYWIGPIIGGVVAALFYDNVFIRDDVFEDHVDAVGDGV, encoded by the coding sequence ATGTCCTATCCGCTCCGGAAATATATGGCCGAGTTCGTGGGAACCTTCACACTGGTTTTCATAGCAGCGGGTTCCAATGCCATTGACCATCTCTCACATGGGATACTGGGTCTGACAGGTATGGCGATAGCCACCGGAGCCACCGTCATGGTGCTGATATATGCCCTCGGCCATATTTCAGGAGCCCACATCAACCCTGTTGTTACGATTGCCATGGCCGTGACAGGAAAGATGGATTTCAGGGATTCTTTTGCCTACATCATATCACAGGTATCAGGAGCCTGTGCTGCAAGTATCCTGCTCCTGGAACTCTTCCCCTCTACAGTGAGCAGTGTGAACCTCGGTGCCACAAGCCTTGGAGTGGGCATCGCACCTGGAACGGGGATACTCATTGAGGCAATCCTCACTTTTCTGCTCGTCTTTGTCATTTTCGGCGTTGCGGTTGACACCCGTTCCCCACCGGGTCTGGCAGGTTTTGCCATAGGTGCCTTTGTCCTTATTGCCATCATTATCGGGGGACCGATAACCGGTGCTTCCATGAACCCCGCAAGGTCATTCGGTCCAGCTCTTATCGCAGGCTACTGGACAGATCATCTGGTCTACTGGATCGGTCCGATAATCGGCGGTGTCGTTGCGGCTTTGTTCTATGATAATGTGTTCATTCGGGATGATGTGTTCGAGGATCATGTGGATGCTGTCGGTGATGGGGTTTGA
- a CDS encoding RNA repair domain-containing protein has protein sequence MSTEIRSKHPRDIFNELKWKEDLDLNECTVEYIHRGAPGNTKRVSGEDITDIGHSFFTLIPDTMIPYHRILKIRYKGEAIYVKP, from the coding sequence ATGAGCACTGAAATAAGGTCGAAACATCCGAGGGACATATTCAATGAACTGAAATGGAAAGAAGATCTTGATCTAAACGAATGCACCGTAGAGTATATCCACCGGGGTGCACCCGGAAATACAAAAAGGGTCTCCGGTGAGGATATAACAGATATCGGACATTCATTCTTTACACTTATTCCGGACACTATGATCCCATATCACAGAATACTTAAGATCAGGTACAAAGGGGAAGCGATCTACGTAAAACCTTAA
- a CDS encoding monovalent cation:proton antiporter-2 (CPA2) family protein → MENFLLQLFIFLAAASIAVPIAKKLGLGSVLGYLIAGIVIGPFGLSLIADLEEVMHFTEFGVVMMLFLVGLELKPSLLWQMRTPILGMGGMQVVLSSIIISGIAIIFLPWQQAVAVGLTLSLSSTAIVLQTLREKGLMSTSSGRSIFSVLLFQDLAVIPMLAVLPFLATLAIHDDGHSEAALFDITALPEYMQIIITLLAILSIFFIGKYASKPIFRTIAATRVREIFVAAALALVVGISILMTAVGLSPALGTFLAGVVLAGSEYRHELESDIEPFKGLLLGIFFISIGASLNFTLISEEIMLIAGLTVALIVFKWLVLVGTGLIFGMDKKDRSFFAVSLAQGGEFAFVLFQFSRTNGVLPAQTIEPLISAVAISMFLTPLLFLAYEKFSSSAQEDEEAGRAPDTIDHTGHKVILAGFGRLGTDLGRFLISAGVKPVILDYDADNVDVLRKFGFEVYYGDITRLDLLEAAGAAEAELLIIAIGDIDRSRKLIELAGKHYPHLKIAVNAYDRTAAHELMDMGITQIRRETFGSALALGQDALKLLGFDPYEAHKLMRIFRKKDEEMMPELHKMRHKDEDSYISMYQKHSEDLEKLMMLDMNSDMEGIDRAWTAANPEK, encoded by the coding sequence GTGGAAAATTTCCTGTTACAGCTCTTTATCTTCCTGGCTGCTGCATCCATTGCCGTTCCTATTGCCAAGAAACTGGGTCTTGGTTCGGTACTCGGCTATCTCATAGCAGGTATCGTCATCGGACCCTTCGGCCTCTCTCTCATTGCTGACCTTGAGGAGGTCATGCATTTCACGGAGTTTGGCGTAGTGATGATGCTTTTCCTTGTCGGACTCGAACTCAAACCATCACTGCTCTGGCAGATGCGTACTCCCATATTGGGAATGGGGGGAATGCAGGTAGTCCTCTCGAGTATCATCATTTCCGGTATAGCCATTATCTTCCTGCCATGGCAACAGGCAGTAGCCGTTGGTCTTACTCTCTCCCTCTCCTCTACGGCCATAGTTCTGCAGACTCTGCGTGAAAAGGGGCTGATGAGCACTTCTTCCGGAAGGTCTATCTTCTCGGTTCTCCTTTTCCAGGACCTTGCAGTCATTCCTATGCTTGCCGTTCTACCATTTCTGGCAACGTTGGCCATACATGACGACGGGCATTCTGAGGCAGCTCTCTTTGATATCACTGCACTGCCGGAATACATGCAGATAATTATCACGCTGCTAGCGATCCTGTCTATCTTCTTCATTGGTAAATATGCAAGCAAACCGATATTCAGGACCATTGCAGCTACAAGGGTCAGGGAGATCTTTGTTGCTGCTGCACTGGCCCTTGTAGTTGGTATCTCGATACTTATGACCGCAGTTGGCCTGTCCCCTGCCCTTGGAACCTTCCTTGCCGGTGTTGTCCTGGCAGGCAGCGAGTATCGTCATGAGCTTGAAAGCGATATAGAACCATTCAAGGGCCTGCTACTGGGTATCTTCTTCATTTCCATTGGTGCCAGTCTCAATTTCACACTTATCAGTGAGGAGATCATGCTGATAGCAGGACTCACTGTAGCTTTGATCGTTTTCAAATGGCTGGTCCTCGTAGGCACCGGTCTCATCTTTGGAATGGATAAAAAAGACCGTTCATTCTTTGCTGTCTCTCTTGCACAGGGAGGCGAGTTCGCATTTGTCCTCTTCCAGTTCTCCAGGACCAACGGCGTTTTGCCAGCCCAGACCATAGAACCCCTTATTTCCGCAGTTGCGATCTCCATGTTCCTTACACCGCTCCTTTTCCTGGCATATGAGAAGTTCAGTTCAAGTGCTCAGGAGGATGAAGAGGCCGGACGTGCACCAGACACGATAGACCATACCGGACACAAGGTCATCCTTGCCGGTTTTGGTCGTCTTGGTACCGACCTGGGGCGTTTCCTGATCTCTGCCGGTGTCAAACCGGTAATTCTCGATTATGATGCAGACAATGTGGATGTTCTGAGAAAATTCGGATTTGAGGTTTATTACGGAGATATTACACGTCTTGACCTGCTTGAAGCTGCCGGAGCCGCTGAAGCTGAACTCCTTATAATCGCCATAGGTGACATAGACAGATCGAGAAAGCTGATCGAATTGGCAGGTAAGCACTATCCACATCTGAAGATCGCAGTCAATGCATATGACCGTACAGCTGCCCATGAGCTCATGGATATGGGAATCACCCAGATAAGACGGGAGACCTTTGGCAGTGCCCTGGCACTCGGACAGGACGCCCTGAAACTTCTCGGTTTCGACCCCTATGAAGCACATAAATTGATGCGTATTTTCCGTAAAAAGGACGAAGAGATGATGCCGGAATTACATAAAATGCGCCATAAGGATGAGGACAGTTACATATCAATGTATCAGAAGCATAGCGAAGACCTTGAGAAATTAATGATGCTTGATATGAACTCGGACATGGAAGGGATCGACAGGGCCTGGACTGCTGCAAACCCGGAAAAATAA
- a CDS encoding CDGSH iron-sulfur domain-containing protein — translation MDKDVKPSIKVSKNGPYIAKNVKTLRNSKGVFIETKPVMTLCRCGGSSNMPFCDGTHAKNGFSGENEKDRVPAGVETYVGKDISIHRNKNVCCHVGHCVRNLPSVFKKGKDPWADPDAVDPEEIAKLIRSCPSGALSYTINGELHKDYSHDPEIFILKDGPYNVTGIELDDPDGSEPETHDHYSLCRCGASRNKPFCDGSHSDVEFKDEKN, via the coding sequence GTGGATAAAGATGTCAAACCTTCAATAAAGGTATCAAAGAACGGTCCATACATTGCTAAGAATGTAAAAACGCTCAGGAATTCAAAGGGTGTTTTCATTGAGACAAAACCTGTTATGACACTTTGCAGGTGTGGAGGTTCGTCGAATATGCCATTCTGTGACGGAACACATGCAAAGAACGGTTTTTCCGGGGAGAATGAAAAAGACCGTGTTCCAGCCGGAGTTGAGACTTACGTCGGGAAAGATATCAGCATCCACCGCAACAAGAATGTGTGTTGCCATGTAGGGCACTGTGTTCGCAATCTGCCTTCAGTTTTCAAAAAGGGTAAAGACCCATGGGCTGACCCGGATGCTGTGGACCCCGAAGAGATAGCAAAACTCATCAGAAGCTGTCCTTCCGGCGCACTGAGCTATACTATCAACGGAGAATTGCACAAGGATTATTCACATGACCCTGAGATCTTCATCCTTAAGGATGGACCTTACAATGTTACAGGGATAGAGCTTGATGATCCCGATGGCTCAGAACCAGAAACACATGACCATTATTCACTTTGCAGATGTGGAGCCTCCCGAAACAAACCATTCTGTGACGGCAGTCATAGCGATGTTGAATTCAAGGATGAGAAAAATTGA
- a CDS encoding NAD(P)H-dependent oxidoreductase: protein MNKILIIFAHPARTRSKINSALRAAVEDLENVTINDLYANYPDFLIDIKKEQSLCEEHDVIIFQHPLYWYSPPSIVKEWLDLVLEHGWAYGSKGKALEGKIFLQAITAGGDDSTYRKDGCNIFTIGELTSPYCAMANLCNMNWLPPFAVLGIHQGLSEEEVKFHAGEYRRAVTALRDGMLDVEKAKQGQYLNSDLDSIIRRT from the coding sequence ATGAATAAGATCCTTATCATCTTTGCGCATCCGGCAAGAACACGTTCGAAGATCAATAGTGCTCTTCGTGCTGCTGTTGAAGATCTCGAAAATGTAACCATCAATGATCTCTATGCGAACTATCCGGATTTTCTGATAGATATCAAAAAGGAGCAAAGTCTCTGTGAAGAACATGATGTCATTATTTTCCAGCACCCGCTATATTGGTACTCACCCCCTTCAATAGTAAAGGAATGGCTTGATCTGGTGCTTGAGCATGGCTGGGCCTATGGATCAAAGGGCAAGGCACTCGAAGGAAAGATCTTCCTTCAGGCTATCACAGCAGGCGGTGACGACAGTACCTATAGGAAAGATGGTTGTAACATTTTTACAATTGGAGAGCTTACCTCTCCATATTGTGCTATGGCAAACCTTTGCAATATGAACTGGCTTCCTCCATTCGCGGTTCTTGGTATTCACCAGGGCTTGTCCGAGGAGGAAGTAAAGTTCCATGCAGGAGAATACCGGCGTGCAGTCACTGCCTTGCGGGACGGTATGCTTGATGTTGAGAAAGCAAAGCAGGGTCAATATCTCAACAGTGACCTTGATTCAATTATCAGGAGGACATAA